A single window of Mugil cephalus isolate CIBA_MC_2020 chromosome 1, CIBA_Mcephalus_1.1, whole genome shotgun sequence DNA harbors:
- the LOC125010933 gene encoding 6-phosphofructo-2-kinase/fructose-2,6-bisphosphatase-like isoform X1 — MSHTQRKLTQNPLEKTWVPWMKSRLSQRRGSSVPQFTNSPTMIVMVGLPARGKTYISKKLTRYLNWIGVTTKVFNVGQYRRDATRSYNSFEFFRPDNAEAMKIRKACALAALHDVSEYFNRNLGQVVVFDATNTTPERREVILGFAKENGYKVFFVESICNDPEIIAENIKQVKLSSPDYVDCDKEEAVADFLKRIDCYKQTYVPLDDDKDRKLSYIKIFNVGSRYLVNRVQDHIQSRIVYYLMNIHVTPRSIYLCRHGESELNLVGRIGGDSGLSSSGAKFASALGTYMREQSISDLKVWTSHMKRTIQTAEALGVQYEQWKALNEIDAGVCEEMTYEEIQDHYPEEFALRDQDKYRYRYPKGESYEDLVQRLEPVIMELERQENVLVICHQAVMRCLLAYFLDKSADELPYLKCPLHTVLKLTPVAYGCKVESVFLKVEAVNTHRDKPVNVDVDREPAEALETVPEHI, encoded by the exons atgtcacacacacagagaaaactcaCTCAGAATCCTCTGGAGAAGACATGGGTTCCATGGATGAAAAGCAGGCTGAGTCAACGCAGAGGCT cgTCTGTGCCTCAGTTCACCAACTCCCCCACCATGATAGTGATGGTGGGACTTCCAGCTCGAGGAAAAACGTACATCTCTAAAAAGCTCACCAGATACCTGAACTGGATCGGGGTTACAACCAAAG TCTTTAATGTTGGCCAGTATAGAAGGGATGCCACACGTTCCTACAACAGCTTCGAGTTCTTCAGACCAGACAACGCTGAGGCCATGAAGATACGCAA AGCCTGTGCCCTTGCTGCTTTGCACGATGTCTCTGAGTACTTCAACAGAAACCTGGGTCAGGTCGTG GTGTTTGATGCCACCAACACGACTCCAGAGCGCAGAGAGGTCATTCTCGGTTTTGCCAAAGAAAACGGATACAAG GTTTTCTTCGTGGAGTCAATATGCAATGATCCAGAAATCATCGCTGAGAATATTAAA CAAGTGAAGCTGAGCAGCCCGGACTATGTAGACTGTGACAAAGAGGAGGCAGTAGCTGACTTCTTGAAGAGGATTGACTGTTACAAGCAGACCTACGTTCCTTTGGATGACGACAAGGACAG GAAATTGTCTTACATTAAAATCTTCAACGTGGGTAGCAGATACCTTGTAAACCGGGTCCAGGACCACATTCAAAGCAGGATCGTCTACTACCTCATGAACATCCACGTCACCCCAAGATCCATCTACCTGTGTCGCCATGGAGAGAGTGAACTCAACCTTGTGGGTCGCATTGGGGGCGACTCTGGGCTCTCGTCTTCTGGGGCAAAG TTTGCCAGTGCTCTGGGTACATATATGCGTGAGCAGTCTATCAGTGACCTGAAGGTGTGGACGAGCCACATGAAGAGGACCATCCAAACGGCAGAGGCTCTGGGAGTCCAGTACGAGCAGTGGAAAGCCCTCAATGAGATAGACGCT GGGGTTTGTGAGGAGATGACATATGAGGAGATTCAGGACCATTACCCCGAGGAGTTTGCACTGAGGGATCAAGACAAGTATCGCTACCGCTACCCCAAAGGAGAG TCGTATGAGGACCTCGTCCAGCGCCTGGAGCCGGTCATCATGGAGCTGGAGAGGCAGGAGAACGTTTTAGTCATCTGTCACCAGGCTGTCATGAGATGTCTGCTCGCCTACTTCCTGGACAAAAGTgctg ATGAGCTGCCCTACCTGAAGTGTCCTCTCCACACCGTTCTCAAACTCACCCCAGTTGCCTACG GTTGTAAAGTGGAGTCTGTCTTCCTCAAAGTTGAAGCTGTGAACACGCACAGGGACAAGCCAGtg aatgtgGACGTGGACAGAGAACCGGCGGAGGCTTTAGAGACGGTCCCTGAGCACATCTAG
- the ndnl2 gene encoding necdin-like 2, translating into MTQSQRLSNAHSSSQSRRQQSTLIAQEEDDDAIFTQPSMSQVQRGLEKLTSAQVDQKAGEVVQYFLVKDQKKIPVRRADIVKHVLKEYRTIYPEIMKRATRIFDQVFGLKLVEIDHRSHMYILVNNLEKVESPISSPTNSKMGLLFVILSVIFMKRGAVRENLIWNTLKKLRVDPGEKHEEFGDVKKLVTDEFVRQRYLEYVRIPHTEPVEHEFRWGQRADMEVSKAKILEFVGQLYGQDPQSWSHQYREAHSTPNSSQASSSSQR; encoded by the exons ATGACGCAGAGCCAGAGGCTATCAAACGCACACAGCTCCTCTCAGAGCAGA AGGCAACAGAGCACTTTGATTGCgcaggaagaggatgatgatgcAATTTTCACTCAGCCAAGCATGTCACAGGTTCAGAGAGGCCTAGAGAAACTCACGTCTGCACAGGTTGACCAAAAG GCTGGTGAGGTGGTGCAGTACTTCTTGGTGAAGGATCAAAAGAAGATTCCTGTACGACGAGCAG acaTTGTGAAACATGTGTTGAAAGAGTACAGAACCATCTACCCGGAGATCATGAAGAGGGCAACGCGAATATTTGACCAG GTGTTTGGCCTGAAACTGGTTGAAATCGACCACAGAAGTCACATGTATATACTGGTCAATAATTTGGAGAAAGTAGAGTCACCGATCAG CAGCCCAACCAATTCAAAGATGGGTCTGCTGTTTGTCATCCTTAGTGTTATTTTCATGAAAAGAGGTGCTGTCAGAGAAA accTTATCTGGAATACTCTGAAGAAACTCCGTGTTGACCCTGG agagaaacatgagGAGTTTGGTGATGTGAAGAAGTTGGTCACAGACGAGTTTGTACGTCAGAG GTACCTGGAGTACGTGAGGATCCCTCACACAGAGCCAGTGGAGCATGAATTTCGCTGGGGTCAACGTGCTGACATGGAAGTGTCAAAAGCCAAAATCCTTGAGTTCGTGGGTCAA CTTTATGGACAGGACCCTCAGAGCTGGAGTCATCAGTACAGAGAAGCTCACTCAACCCCCAACTCAAGCcaggccagcagcagcagtcagagATAA
- the LOC125010933 gene encoding 6-phosphofructo-2-kinase/fructose-2,6-bisphosphatase-like isoform X3 has product MESKLSSVNQVCTQRRRRCESTASVPQFTNSPTMIVMVGLPARGKTYISKKLTRYLNWIGVTTKVFNVGQYRRDATRSYNSFEFFRPDNAEAMKIRKACALAALHDVSEYFNRNLGQVVVFDATNTTPERREVILGFAKENGYKVFFVESICNDPEIIAENIKQVKLSSPDYVDCDKEEAVADFLKRIDCYKQTYVPLDDDKDRKLSYIKIFNVGSRYLVNRVQDHIQSRIVYYLMNIHVTPRSIYLCRHGESELNLVGRIGGDSGLSSSGAKFASALGTYMREQSISDLKVWTSHMKRTIQTAEALGVQYEQWKALNEIDAGVCEEMTYEEIQDHYPEEFALRDQDKYRYRYPKGESYEDLVQRLEPVIMELERQENVLVICHQAVMRCLLAYFLDKSADELPYLKCPLHTVLKLTPVAYGCKVESVFLKVEAVNTHRDKPVNVDVDREPAEALETVPEHI; this is encoded by the exons ATGGAGTCCAAGCTGTCCAGCGTGAACCAGGTGTGCACCCAACGGCGCAGGCGGTGTGAAAGCACAG cgTCTGTGCCTCAGTTCACCAACTCCCCCACCATGATAGTGATGGTGGGACTTCCAGCTCGAGGAAAAACGTACATCTCTAAAAAGCTCACCAGATACCTGAACTGGATCGGGGTTACAACCAAAG TCTTTAATGTTGGCCAGTATAGAAGGGATGCCACACGTTCCTACAACAGCTTCGAGTTCTTCAGACCAGACAACGCTGAGGCCATGAAGATACGCAA AGCCTGTGCCCTTGCTGCTTTGCACGATGTCTCTGAGTACTTCAACAGAAACCTGGGTCAGGTCGTG GTGTTTGATGCCACCAACACGACTCCAGAGCGCAGAGAGGTCATTCTCGGTTTTGCCAAAGAAAACGGATACAAG GTTTTCTTCGTGGAGTCAATATGCAATGATCCAGAAATCATCGCTGAGAATATTAAA CAAGTGAAGCTGAGCAGCCCGGACTATGTAGACTGTGACAAAGAGGAGGCAGTAGCTGACTTCTTGAAGAGGATTGACTGTTACAAGCAGACCTACGTTCCTTTGGATGACGACAAGGACAG GAAATTGTCTTACATTAAAATCTTCAACGTGGGTAGCAGATACCTTGTAAACCGGGTCCAGGACCACATTCAAAGCAGGATCGTCTACTACCTCATGAACATCCACGTCACCCCAAGATCCATCTACCTGTGTCGCCATGGAGAGAGTGAACTCAACCTTGTGGGTCGCATTGGGGGCGACTCTGGGCTCTCGTCTTCTGGGGCAAAG TTTGCCAGTGCTCTGGGTACATATATGCGTGAGCAGTCTATCAGTGACCTGAAGGTGTGGACGAGCCACATGAAGAGGACCATCCAAACGGCAGAGGCTCTGGGAGTCCAGTACGAGCAGTGGAAAGCCCTCAATGAGATAGACGCT GGGGTTTGTGAGGAGATGACATATGAGGAGATTCAGGACCATTACCCCGAGGAGTTTGCACTGAGGGATCAAGACAAGTATCGCTACCGCTACCCCAAAGGAGAG TCGTATGAGGACCTCGTCCAGCGCCTGGAGCCGGTCATCATGGAGCTGGAGAGGCAGGAGAACGTTTTAGTCATCTGTCACCAGGCTGTCATGAGATGTCTGCTCGCCTACTTCCTGGACAAAAGTgctg ATGAGCTGCCCTACCTGAAGTGTCCTCTCCACACCGTTCTCAAACTCACCCCAGTTGCCTACG GTTGTAAAGTGGAGTCTGTCTTCCTCAAAGTTGAAGCTGTGAACACGCACAGGGACAAGCCAGtg aatgtgGACGTGGACAGAGAACCGGCGGAGGCTTTAGAGACGGTCCCTGAGCACATCTAG
- the LOC125010933 gene encoding 6-phosphofructo-2-kinase/fructose-2,6-bisphosphatase-like isoform X2, with protein sequence MNGAAITQDRTEKQGAPGKTLRFRRPRASVPQFTNSPTMIVMVGLPARGKTYISKKLTRYLNWIGVTTKVFNVGQYRRDATRSYNSFEFFRPDNAEAMKIRKACALAALHDVSEYFNRNLGQVVVFDATNTTPERREVILGFAKENGYKVFFVESICNDPEIIAENIKQVKLSSPDYVDCDKEEAVADFLKRIDCYKQTYVPLDDDKDRKLSYIKIFNVGSRYLVNRVQDHIQSRIVYYLMNIHVTPRSIYLCRHGESELNLVGRIGGDSGLSSSGAKFASALGTYMREQSISDLKVWTSHMKRTIQTAEALGVQYEQWKALNEIDAGVCEEMTYEEIQDHYPEEFALRDQDKYRYRYPKGESYEDLVQRLEPVIMELERQENVLVICHQAVMRCLLAYFLDKSADELPYLKCPLHTVLKLTPVAYGCKVESVFLKVEAVNTHRDKPVNVDVDREPAEALETVPEHI encoded by the exons ATGAACGGAGCGGCGATTACGCAAGACAGAACCGAGAAGCAGGGGGCCCCGGGGAAGACGCTCCGGTTCCGGCGGCCGCGCG cgTCTGTGCCTCAGTTCACCAACTCCCCCACCATGATAGTGATGGTGGGACTTCCAGCTCGAGGAAAAACGTACATCTCTAAAAAGCTCACCAGATACCTGAACTGGATCGGGGTTACAACCAAAG TCTTTAATGTTGGCCAGTATAGAAGGGATGCCACACGTTCCTACAACAGCTTCGAGTTCTTCAGACCAGACAACGCTGAGGCCATGAAGATACGCAA AGCCTGTGCCCTTGCTGCTTTGCACGATGTCTCTGAGTACTTCAACAGAAACCTGGGTCAGGTCGTG GTGTTTGATGCCACCAACACGACTCCAGAGCGCAGAGAGGTCATTCTCGGTTTTGCCAAAGAAAACGGATACAAG GTTTTCTTCGTGGAGTCAATATGCAATGATCCAGAAATCATCGCTGAGAATATTAAA CAAGTGAAGCTGAGCAGCCCGGACTATGTAGACTGTGACAAAGAGGAGGCAGTAGCTGACTTCTTGAAGAGGATTGACTGTTACAAGCAGACCTACGTTCCTTTGGATGACGACAAGGACAG GAAATTGTCTTACATTAAAATCTTCAACGTGGGTAGCAGATACCTTGTAAACCGGGTCCAGGACCACATTCAAAGCAGGATCGTCTACTACCTCATGAACATCCACGTCACCCCAAGATCCATCTACCTGTGTCGCCATGGAGAGAGTGAACTCAACCTTGTGGGTCGCATTGGGGGCGACTCTGGGCTCTCGTCTTCTGGGGCAAAG TTTGCCAGTGCTCTGGGTACATATATGCGTGAGCAGTCTATCAGTGACCTGAAGGTGTGGACGAGCCACATGAAGAGGACCATCCAAACGGCAGAGGCTCTGGGAGTCCAGTACGAGCAGTGGAAAGCCCTCAATGAGATAGACGCT GGGGTTTGTGAGGAGATGACATATGAGGAGATTCAGGACCATTACCCCGAGGAGTTTGCACTGAGGGATCAAGACAAGTATCGCTACCGCTACCCCAAAGGAGAG TCGTATGAGGACCTCGTCCAGCGCCTGGAGCCGGTCATCATGGAGCTGGAGAGGCAGGAGAACGTTTTAGTCATCTGTCACCAGGCTGTCATGAGATGTCTGCTCGCCTACTTCCTGGACAAAAGTgctg ATGAGCTGCCCTACCTGAAGTGTCCTCTCCACACCGTTCTCAAACTCACCCCAGTTGCCTACG GTTGTAAAGTGGAGTCTGTCTTCCTCAAAGTTGAAGCTGTGAACACGCACAGGGACAAGCCAGtg aatgtgGACGTGGACAGAGAACCGGCGGAGGCTTTAGAGACGGTCCCTGAGCACATCTAG